ATTGCTAACAAGATATTGTCAGCTACTGATTCATCCAAGTCGATTGTCTGTCCTTCTATAAGTAAGACTTCTTCTTCTGAAATCAGTTCAGTCCGCATTTGCAACTGCTCAGGCGTCATAAAAACTTCGTCAACAACTAAATCCAGTGGTAAATCAACTGGTTCTAGACTTCTTGATGAAGGAAGCGTCAACGTTGCCTTCAATGTATAATGAATAAGATAATCACTTTTTGATACAGTAACAAGCCCACTTACTTCAATGGGAGTGATATCTAGTATTTGATTGTCCCGTCTCATTAATTCTTTTTTCAAATCCAATGTCTCAAAAAAAGTTAACGGCGTTTCATGGTATTTGTTTAATTCCAATAAAGACCACTTCATTTTTATCACCTCTAAGCAACAAAAGCTATTATACAGGGAGTATTTTAGCTTGTCAATGAAATTTTCTTGACACCTTTTCAAAAAATAGAACGAAGTAGTCTAGACTACTTCGTTCTAGTAATAAAAACTAAATAGTTCTTTTAGATAGCTGTTGTTTCACCACGGTATACAATCCCACGACGAGGGTCAACAGTAACTAATTCACCATCTTGAATTGTTGTAGTTGCATCAGCAGCTCCTACGATAACCGGAATATCTTTTGCAATACCCACAACTGCAGCGTGAGAAGTTAAGCCGCCTTCTTCAACGATAACAGCAGCAGCTTTTTCAAATGCAGGCATGTAATCTTTGTCAGTTGTTGGTACAACTAAGACCATTCCTTCTTTCGCACGAGAATTTGCTTCTTCAGCTGATTTGGCAACAACTGCGTTTGCAACAACGGTTCTTTCACCAACACCTTGTGCATCTAATAATTTAGAGCCAATTAATTGGATTTTCATAACGTTTGTTGTACCACGTTCGCCAACTGGTACACCAGCAGTGATTAAAATTAATTCGCCTTCTTTAGCAAACCCTAATTCCACTGCTTTTTTAGCAGCTAAATCAAACATTTCATCAGTTGTTGTTGGTTTTTGCGCAACTGTTGGGAATACACCCCAGTTAAGCATTAAACCGCGTTTTGTCCGTTCGTCAAAAGTAACAGCTAAAATGTCTGCATCAGGACGGTACTTAGAAATCATTTTTGCTGTATAGCCTGACTCAGTTGCAGCAACAATTGTTTTAACACCTAAGTTTTTCGCTGCACGAGCAACAGACAAACCGATTGTTTCAGTAACATCTGTTTTATCAAATTCATTAATTTGGAATGTCCCTAATTCTGATAAAGCTTTTTCAGCTTCAATGTCAATACGAGCCATTGTAGCTACAGCTTGAACTGGATAGTCACCATTAGCAGATTCACCAGAAAGCATCGTAGCATCTGTACCGTCAAACACAGCATTAGCAACGTCAGAAGCTTCTGCACGAGTTGGACGAGGATTTTGTTGCATAGATTCTAACATTTGAGTTGCAGTAATAACTGATTTTCCTGCAGCATTACATTTTTGGATAATGCGTTTTTGCACCATTGGTACCAATTCTGGCGCAATTTCAACACCCATGTCACCACGAGCTACCATAATACCGTCTGAAACTTTAATGATTTCATCGATATTATCGATACCTTCTTGTGATTCAATTTTAGGGAAAATTTGAACATGTGTCATGTTCTTTTCTTCTAAAATTTCACGAATTTCAAGAACATCTTGAGCTTTACGGACAAATGAAGCAGCGATAAAATCAATATCGTTATCTAAACCAAAGCGAATATCGTCTGCATCTTTTTCAGTAATACCAGGTAAGCTAATTGAAACGCCAGGAGCGTTCACACCTTTTCTTGAACCTAACATACCAGCATTTTTTACTACAACAACTAATTCGCGGTTTGCTTCGTCTTTTTCAGTGATTTCCATGTCGATTAAACCATCATCGAATAAAATGTGACCACCAACGTGAACGTCATCGAACAAGCCTGGATAAGTTACAGCAATTTTTTCTTTTGTTCCTTTTAATTCTGGATCCATTGCGATACGTGTCGTATCTCCAACGTTAAATTGGATGTAACCAGCACGGCCGAAATCTGCTTCAGTTGTATCTTGAACAGTTGTCCGGATTTCTGCACCTTTTGTATCTAATAAGATTGCAACATCTTTACCAGTTTTCTTAACTGCTTCTCTTACCATATTCATCCGGCCTAATTGTTCTTCATGATCGCCATGAGAGAAATTAAAACGGAAAACATTAGCTCCAGATTCGATTAATTGTGAAATAATCTCCACACTATTACTTGCTGGTCCTAAGGTACTAACGATTTTGGTTTTCTTCATTACTTAAACGCTCCTATTCCTTTATTTAAAACAGCACGAGCTGTTTTATTAACTTTTAGTAGCTGTCAATTAGAATGATAACTGTTTGTTTAAATCATATAAACTTAAATCAGGTTTGTGTTTATTATTTTCAAGCGTATCGATAATATCAGCAGCAACAACTTTATTGTCTTCAATACCGATACATAAACCGCCTTTTCCTTGTTCAAGCAATTCTACAGCATACGCACCAAATTTACTTGCTAGAACACGATCACGAGCGCTTGGAGAACCCCCCCGTACAACGTGACCTAAAATGGAAACACGAGTATGGAAATCACCATATTCAGAAAGTTTATCAGCAAATTCATTCCCGCCCATAACACCTTCTGCCAAAACGATTAAACAATGCTTTTTACCGCGGTCGCGGCCATCTTGAATCCGTTTTGCTACTGCTGCCATATCAAATTCGTGTTCTGGGATGATGATTTCATCAGCACCGCCGGCAACACCTGACCATAATGCAATATCGCCTGCGCCACGCCCCATTACTTCAATAACAAAAGTACGTACATGAGAAGTCGCTGTATCACGAATGCGGTCAATTGATTCTAAGACGGTATTAATTGCTGTGTCAAAACCAATTGTAAAATCTGTACCTGGAATATCATTATCAATTGTTCCAGGAATTCCCACAGCTGGAAAGCCATGACGAGTTAAGGCCATCGCGCCATGATAGGAACCATCGCCACCGATAACCACTAATCCTTCAATACCGAATTTTTTTAATTGTTCAATACCTTTTAATTGTCCTTCTTTAGTAGCAAATTCTGGATAGCGGGCTGAATAAAGAAAAGTCCCGCCACGTTGGATTTTATCGCCAACATCCGCAACATCTAAACGGCGAATATCACCAGCAACTAAACCTGCATAGCCATAATTGATTCCGTATACTTCAATACCATCGAAGATTGCTTTACGGACTACTGCACGGACTGCTGCATTCATACCAGGTGCGTCACCGCCACTGGTTAAAATTCCGATGCGTTTCATCTACATTTTCACCTCATTAAAATATTTTTAGGTCACCCTAAATAATACCATTTTGGCATTAACCACGTTGTCCATTTTAACATTAAAAGATAGAAATGTCTTGGGATACGAGCAGAAAATTGAAAAAATTGAAAGCGGAAAGTAAAATTTACTGAAAGTCATTTGAAAACTACGTTATTTTCCCCAAAAATATTTTTCAAGTCTTGCATTATAACGGGACTATCTGCAATTTGATATTTTTCAGCTAGTATTTTTTTAGTACCCGTACTTTCATAAAAAAGAATTATTTTACTTGCTCCAGGTGCTTGTTTAATTAAAGTATATAAGGCTGCTAACTGCTTGTCTGTATCAGCTATACCAGTTAGACGAATATAGCATGTTGTGATCTTTCTTGTATTTTTAATTTTTTCAGCTAACACAAGTTGATCGACAATAACTTGCATCTCCTGATTATATGTGCTGATTTCCGTCTTTCCTTCAACGTAAATGACATCATCTACTGCAAACGTTTGGCGTACATGGCGGTAATTATCCGGAAATATGGTTAACGAAATTTCACCAGTGGGATCGTTAGCCTCTACAAAAGCCATCTGCTCACCTTTTTTTGTACGGATCTCACGAATTCTTCTAACATATAAAAGAAGATGAGTGTTTTGTCTAGGTAATAATTCACTAATTAACTGCACCTGATGCATCGCTTTTAAACTTGCATAACTTTCAGTCGGGTGACCTGACACATAAACACCTAAATACTGTTCTTCTATATTCAAACGTTCAGTCAAAGTATAATCGCTAACTTCATTTGTTTTTAACGTCATGATATCTAATAGATCCATACTCCCGCCACTATATTCGATATTTTGAATTTTGCTCTCCAATTCTATTGCGAGTTGCCTTCGATTTTTTTCAATCTCGTCAAAAGCTCCTATTTCAACCAAAGGCTGGATCAAATCTAATTTCAACCACTTTGCGGGTAGGCGATACAAAAAGTTATCTAGTGAAAGAAAAGGTCCATTTTCCTTTCGCTCAGCAATAATCGCTGCAATAAAATCGCGTCGGGTACCTTTAACACTACTTAAACCAAAACGAATTTCATGATTATTCACCAAGTAAAAACTAAATCCACTGGCATTAATAGTAGGCGGCAAGATTTTAATGCCTTGTTTTTTTGCTTCCGTTAAATATTCTTTAACTTTCGCAGTATTATTGCGAACCGAATGAAGTAATGCGGCAAAAAACGGGGCGGGATAATGCACTTTCAAAAAGCCCATTTGAAATCCAACAAAAGAATAAGCAAAAGCATGGGAACGATTAAAACCATAATCTGCAAATCGTTCAATATAATCGTATACTTCATTAGCTTTTGTTTTAGTATGTCCCATTTCTACAGCTCCAGAAACAAAATGGCGCCTTTCTTCATCTAAAACATCTTTTTTCTTTTTACTGATTGCCCGACGCAAAATATCTGCTTGTCCTAAACTGAAACCTGCCATTTTAGCAGCTACTTGCATCACCTGTTCTTGATAAACCATAATGCCATAGGTATTTTTTAGAATTGGCACCAAGCTGTCATCTAGATAAGTTACTTTTTCTTGACCTTTTTTCCGCTTAATAAAGTGATCAATGTTTTGCATTGGACCTGGTCGATACAATGCATTGACAGCGGCTATTTCTTCGATGTTTTCCGGCCCCAAGCGGCGTAAAACATTTTTTATACCAGCGGACTCAAATTGAAATACTCCTGAGGTATTTCCCGCTTGAAAAAGCTGTAGTGTCTTTGCATCAGTTAAAGGAATATCTTTTTGAGAAAGTATATTTCCTGTCACTTTTTTGATTCCCTTTAGTGTATCGTCAATAATGGAAAGATTGCGTAAGCCTAAAAAATCCATTTTTAATAATCCAACAGTCTCCACATCGTTCATCGTAAATTGCGTTAATAAGATATCATTTGCACCGGATTGCAGCGGAATTAATTGTAATAGGTTTTTATCACTAATTACTACACCAGCGGCATGCGTCGATACATGTCGAGGTAAACCTTCTAGTATCAAGGCGACTTCAAAAAGTTGACGATTACGTTCATTCAAAGTAACTAGATCACGCAAATTACTCGATTCTTCGTACGCTTTTTTCAAAGTAATCTTTAAAGTGTTCGGAATCGCCTTACTCCAACGATTGGCTTCACTTTGGGATAATCCAAAAACTCGTGCAACATCTCGTAAAACCATCTTGGCTGCCATGGTACCAAAAGTAGCGATTTGGGCTACTTGGTAGGTTCCATATTTTTCTTTTACGTAATGCAGCACTTCTTCTCTACGGTTATCCGGTATATCAAGATCAATATCTGGCATCGTATAACGTTCTGGATTTAAAAAACGTTCAAAAAGCAATTCATATTCAATAGGATCGACATCTGTGATTGCTAATACAAAAGCAACCAACGAACCAGCTGCAGATCCACGGCCTGCACCGGTCACGATATTATTGCGATGCGCAAAATCCATTACATCCCAAACGATTAGAAAATAATCATCAAAGCCCATTTGATGAATAATATCTAGTTCATAATCCAAACGTTGTTTATACGCTGCTGTGATATTTCTAACCCGCTGTTTTAGTTGTGTGTTACACAACTGTCGCAAAAATTCAGCAGCAGTTATATTTTCTGGCACAGGATAATGTGGTAGAAGTTTTTGGTGCAATGGCAATTCAAATTCGCTACAAATCGATGCCACTTTTTGTGCATTTTCAATCGCATGTGGTTGCGTGTTGTAAAAATAATCCGTTACTTGGGAAGCGTTAATTAAATATTCCCCACTCCCTTGTTCCAACTCGTCAATGTTTTGCATTTGCGTACCATTTTTTAAATGTCGCATTACTGCAATGGCGGCTTTTTCACCAGGGTCAATTGTACTTACCTTATTAATTGCAAAAGGTTCTACACCGTTTTGATAATATAAATTTACTATTTCCTCAGATAATTGTTTTTGAGGTAAAACCCCATAGAAAAAATGCCCTTTTGGAAATAAATCTTGCAAAAACTTCAGACGACTTTCTGCTTTAATCCTATCTTTTGCCAAAAAGTAGTCTACTTCATTTCCCAGTGGCAATACACCGTACAGATTATCCAATGGTGCAAAGTCAGCCAAATCAACTTGACTATTGATTTCTTTTTGACTACTTAGAGCCATCAATTGTTGGTAACCAGCAAAATTTTTGGCAAATAACAGAATCTCATTTTCACCTGCTTGAACAGGCGAATAGTAATCCAAGTGCAACCCTATTACTGATTTCAAGCCAACGTCCTGGCAAGCATTATAAAAGCCGACTGCACCAACTAAAACATTACGATCACATATTCCTAATGTATCGTAACCTCTTTTTTTAGCTGTCTGTACGAGCCGATTGATTTCAATTGTACTTTGTAATAAAGAATAAGCGGTCACGGTATATAATTGCGGCAGCACGATATGCCCTCCTTTTTGTAAACACTTGAAAACTTTACATTCAAGAAAAATATGGTAAACTGTAATCGATAAATGAGCAAGAGAAGAGGTGTCTGCTATGAAATATTTGGTTACTTTGTTTTGGACGTATATCTTAGGTCAAGTCGTTTGCTACCTAGGTAGTGCTTTAAACAGCGGCACTTACGATTTTAAACTTAGCTCAATCATTTCCTTAATCGTAGGAGTTATCATTATCCTAATTGCCGAAGTGGCTACGCCCAAAAAGAAACACGCATAAAGCACAGTTGTGACACTACACAACTTAACTCAAAAAGATTGCAACGTGTTGCAGTCTTTTTTTGTTTTTCTTTTGTATAGTCTAATAATTTACACTTGATTCAAAATAAAAATTAAAGCTAAAAAAATTGCTAAAGCTCTTTTGATTAAAAATAAAGCAACACTATTGGTCCTTCTTACAGTCAAACTTAAACCCGCTACAAGACATTGTAACGGGTTTTTTTATGATACTAAAGTCTTTCATTTAAAACTTTGCGGAAATTAAATGTCGATAAGCAAATATTTAAGAAAACAAAACCGCTTGTAACAAAAAATACAGCTCGATACCCCATTGCATGGGCAACTGTTGAACCTACCATGGGACCTAATACTTGTCCAAAATTGGTAAACATTTGATTGTAGCTATAAATACGACTTACCCCTTCTGGTGGCGTGATTTTTGAAATCAACGTATTAATAGAAGGCATTAATGCACCTGTTGAAAACCCAAGGATAAAACGCAGCGCACCTAATTGAAAAGGTGTTTTTACAAATCCCATGGGAATAAAACAGACAAAAGAAAGCACTAAACCAAAGAGCAGAATTTTTTGATTTCCAATTTTATCTCCTAACTTTCCTAACGTAGGAGAGGAAATGATTGCCGAAACACCGGCAATCGAGACAATTAAGCCGCTGACGAATAAGATATTACTACTATCCCCGCTTAATTGACGAATATAAAGCGTCAAGATTGGACTAATACTTGTTACGCCGACTTGTAAAATTAACGAAGTAATAAACAAACCAATTAATACTTGTACGTTAGAAATCCGACTAAATATCTGCTTAACAGATAACAAATCAGTTTTTTCAATTGGAACAAAATCTTCTTTAACAAAGAAAATCGTTAAAATAGTCGTAATTGCTAAAACAGTTCCAGTAATAATAAAAACGTTCTCCATACCAAACCATTGAGCCAAAGCGCCTCCCATTGATGGGCCGATTAAATTCCCAGCGACAGCCCCAGTAGCTAAGGTTCCTAATGCCCACCCGCTTTTTTCTCTCGGTGCTTGAGAGGCGATTAAGGCAGTTGCATTGGGAATATAACCTGACAAAATACCTGTCATAAAACGCATAATCAACAACCAATATACATTCGGTACAAAGGCCAGCGACCCCATCGTAAACGTCATCCCTACTGCTGCACGAATCATCATTAAGCGGCGACCCTTGCGATCAGCTAAATTCCCCCATATCGGTGCTACGATGGCAGAAGCAAAAGCTGTAACCGAAATAGCTAAACCTGCAAATAACTCAACTTGATTTTTAGGTGTTCCTAGCTGTTCAATATAAAGGGGAATAAAAGGCATTACCAAACTAAAACTGGCACCGGTAAAAAAGCATCCAATCCACGATATGAACAAATTTCGTTTCCAATCTAACTTCATAGTCAACCTTCTTTCATTACTACTATAGCCTATTTTGTAAAAGAGGTGAATTGGAAAGCAAAAACAAATTGAAAAAACACTTCTAATAAAGTTTTTATTTCTTTAAATAAGGCAAGAGACTATTGGACAATAAAAAAATCTAGTGATAACACCTTATCGACGTTATCACTAGATACATATTGATAAATAAATTCTTCTTTAATCTTAAGAAATTACAGCTAAAATAATGAAGTTTAAAATAAATAAAATATCCACAATCCAAAGAATTGGTGAAATTTCGTCGAATTTTCCTTTAATCACTTTCACAATTGTATAAAAGATAAATCCGGCTGCGATTCCATACGAAATGCTATAACAAAAACCCATAAAAATTGCAGCAAAGAAAGCTGGTACTGCTTCTTCTAAATCTGTCCACTCAATATCTTTGAAAGAAGCCATCATCATAACCCCAACTAAAATTAATGCTGGTGCTGTCGCTTGCGCTGGTACAATAGAAATTAACGGTGAAAAGAAACTGCTGATTGCAAACAATCCCGCAACTACCACAGATGTTAAACCAGTCCGTCCACCAGCACCAATCCCAGCTGCAGACTCAACATAAGTTGTCGTATTGGACGTGCCAAAAATTGCACCAATTGAGGTTGCAATCGCATCTGCAAACAAGGCTTTATCCATTTTTGTATTAAAACCGCGGCTATCTTCTAAAGCCTCCTCATCTGCTTTGGAAAAAATTCCAGTTCTACGACCAGTTCCAATAAACGTCCCAATCGTATCAAAAGTATCTGATAAACTAAATGCTATAATTGTCATTAAAACTTGCGGAATTTTACTAGCATCCCGAAACAACGATTGCATGCCTTCGCTTCCAAAAGCTGCTCCAAATGTTGTTTTTAATTCATTAATAGAACTGCTTAAAGAATTGGCCTTCCAATCAATTGCACCAAGATCTACGACACCCATAAAAATCCCTAAAACCGTCGTCGTCACGATTCCAATTAAAATAGCACCACGAACATTACGTACAACTAAAATGGTCGTTACTACTAAACCAATAACAGCTAATAAGACCGGTGCGTTATTAAAGTTAGCTAAAGCTGGAACAATCCCACCATTCATCGTAACGCTAACTGCCTTATCTCCTTTTACAACGCTGCTTGTAATTGTGGCAGAATCTGCGCTAAAGCTCAAAAGGTTCGCATTTTTCAAGCCAACATACGCAACAAAAATTCCAATTCCCCCACCAATAGCATGTTGCATACTTTCTGGAATTGCATGGATAATCATTTTACGAATTTTCGTAATGGTAATAAAAATATTAATCAAACCACAAATAAAAACCATTGCTAGTGCTTGTTGCCATGTATAACCTAAACCAAAAACAACTGTGAAAGTGAAAAAGGCGTTCAACCCCATCCCAGGTGCTTGTGCATACGGGACATTGGCAAAAAGCCCCATTACTAAAGTTCCGATTACTGATGCAATTATCGTCGCAAGAAATACTGCTTGAAATGGCATCCCCGATGCTGACAAAATAGTCGGGTTCACAAACAAAATATAGCTCATCGCGAAGAAAGTTGTTAAACCTGCGACAAATTCGGTTGAAACAGTTGTATTGCTTTCCTTCAATTTAAAAAACTTTTCCATTAAAATTTTCACTCCTACAAAAGAATAAGGGCATATTTCGGATTTGTCATCCAACAAAGACTGATTATACTTTTCAAATAAAAATAAAACAACATTTTTTCGAGATATTCAGTGACGAAAACTATTTAATGTTCGTGTTTTCGTTAAAGAAATGAATTGTTTTGGTATTTCTACTTCGGTAAGTTTTTTTAAAGGTATCTTTTGAACAAACCAGTCAGCTTGTGAAAAATATGAAATATGTTAAACTAAAACAGCGTATCTTTTATACGAGGGGAGAAATATATATGAATAAAAAATTGATTGCCATCGACTTAGATGGTACAACATTAAACGCTCAATCCCAAATTAGCCCTAAGACTGAAGCTGTTTTAAAAAAAGCGCTGGCATCTGGCCATATTGTCAGTATCGCCACCGGCCGGCCATTTCGCATTAGTGAAAAATTTTATCACCAACTTGCGTTAAATACACCAATGGTTAATTTTAACGGGGCTTTAGTCCACGTTCCTTATACACAATGGGCTGCTGAGTCCGAAACTCTTTTTAGTCGCGATATTGTTTTTGAAATTTTAAAACAAAAAAATGATTTACAATTAGATTTTGTCGCAGCTGAAAATCGTGACACTTTCTATGTTGATCGTTTAGATTTTGGCAGTGAGTATCTGTTTGATAATCAAAAACCAACCAATGATAACTTATTGCAAAATTTAAAAACAAACCCAACTTCAATGTTAATTCAGACTAAAACAGAGTTAGCAGAAACTGTTTCAGATACTTTAAAGGCTCAATTTTCTGACTACATCGACGTAAGAACTTGGGGTGGACCGAATGCAATTTTAGAAATCGTAGCTAAAGGAATTCAAAAGGCTCGCGGTGTTGAAATTATCGCTAACGCAATGGCAATCGACCGTAAAGATATCATCGCTTTTGGCGACGAACACAACGATTTAGAGATGCTTGATTACGCAGGCTGGGGGGTCGCAATGAAAAATGCGACGCCTGACGCAAAAGCAGTAAGCAACGATATTACAACTAAAACTAATGACGAAGATGGTTTAGCCGATTATTTGGAAAAATATCTTGCTATTTAATTTTTTAAACAAAAAGGTTTGGAGTTCTAGTAATGAATACTCCAAACCTTTTTGTTTGTATTTCTATATTTTTGTATTATAATAATTAATACAAACAATACAACTAAAATAATGTAATCTAATTAGGAGTGATTCTCATGCAATTGAATAGCCACGAATATTTGCCGATTTTAATACCGCTTATTATTTTACAAATAGGTCTAGCCATTTACGCAATTGTCGACGTATTAAAACATCCCCATTACAAATTTGGTAATCAGATTATTTGGATTATTATTTGTGCGGTATTTTCTTTTATGGGACCGATTATTTATTTTGCTTTTGGTAAAGGAGAAGATTGAATGACCGCCATGTTAACCTTGCAAAATATAACCAAACAATTTGGTAATCACCTTGTTCTTGATGATTTGAATTTAACAATCCCAAGAGGCAGTATTTTTGGTTTCGTTGGTGAAAATGGTGCCGGAAAAACAACTACCATGAAGATTATTTTAGGACTTTTAGCCGCTGATAGCGGTTCTGTTACAATTGCAGGACAAACAGTAAAATACGGTAATACCAAAACCAACCAGAAAGTCGGCTACCTTCCGGATGTACCCACATTTTATGACTATCTGACTGCAAAAGAATATTTAACCTTATGCGGTCGTACGAGCGGTATGACAAAAAGTCAACAAACGCTTCAAATCCCTGCACTATTATCAAAAGTTGGGTTACAAACCACACAAAAAATCGGGAAATTCTCACGGGGAATGAAACAACGCTTAGGTTTAGCTCAAGCTCTCTTGAATGAGCCACAATTATTAATTTGTGACGAACCAACTTCTGCACTAGATCCATCCGGACGCAAAGAAGTATTGCAAATCTTAGCAAGTTTAAAAAACGAAACTACCGTTTTATTCTCTTCTCATATTTTGACCGACGTGGAAGCGATATGTGATTATGTAGCCATATTAAATGACGGAAAAATTCACTTAACAGGTTCACTAGCAGAAATTAAAAACTCTCAACCTCATCATTATGAGTTACACTTTGAAAATCCAAATGATACGGCTCTTTTTTTGAACCAAAATCCCCTTACTTGGCAGCAAGTAGAGAAAAAGTTAATTCTACCCAGTGAAGAGCCAACCAATATAGGCTTACAAATTATCAAAAGACTTGCCACACTAAACTTGGTACCGTTAGAATTCAAACTTGTTGAACCAACGTTAGAAGATATATTTTTAAAGGCGGTGAAAAAATGAGGCAAATTCAACTTTTTCTTACTAAAGAAATCTTTGCGAATTGGCGCACAAAAAAAATTCCAATCTTATTCATTATTGCATTTTCTGTTGGGATTTTATCGCCATTTTTAGCTAAAATTATGCCAAATATTTTGACTTCCATACTGCCAAAAGAAATGGCTATTACCTTACCAACACCTACATCTAGTGACAGTTGGACACAATATTATAAAAACTTGCCGCAATTTCTCTTACTGGCAATCGTCTTATTATCAGTTGGTATCATCAGTACTGAAGTAGAAAAAGGCACTCTCATTCCCTTTATTACAAAAGGTTTATCGCGTTATGCTGTGGTAATGAGCAAAGGATTATATCTCTTTTTTATTTGGTCTTTTACCCTTTTCACATCCTTTTTGATTAATGCCAGCTACACAGCTTATTATTTCAATGATGACAAAAGCCCACATCTTTTACTCCCACTTTTTGGTTTTTGGTTATATGGTATTATTTTTTTAGCCGCTACTATTTTCGCTTCCACTTTAGCCAAAAATACAGGAGCAAGTCTTTTAATTATAGCTATCTTTTATTTAATCAGTAATTTGCTTGGCATTTTCAAAAAGATAACGCATTACAATCCTTTTACTTTAGGTAGCAACTCTATAAATTGGCTAACAGGTAAAAGTGATTTTACCACATATTGGCCTGCCGTTGCACTGGCTATTTTTCTTATCTTTTCTTTTTTTATACTAAGCTTGATGATTTTTAAAAAGCGGCGTCTTTAGTTTTTTACAAAAAAAATAAGGCTTTCGCTTTTGCACCTAAGGGGTTGGCGTAGCTTGGAAGAAACAAGGCTAACCTAATTTGTGAAAGTAGAACAATCAAGAACTTATTAGCGATAGTAAAATTTTAAAAGATATTTCAAAAAAACAAACGCAAGACCTTTTTCTACTGGTCTTGCGTTTGTTTTTTTATTAGAGCGTTTCATAAGTAATTGCTTCAGCTTTAGGAATTTCTTCATCAATAAAGTAAACTTTATACCAAGTTAAGAAAGTAAAAATGGTCCAAATTTTACGCTGTACTTCTGCTTTACCTTCATGGTGGTCATTTAGCAATTTCATGATTTTTTCTTGGTCAAAGAATTGTTTAGCAAAATCTGCAGTAAACAATGCTTTCACTTCTTCATAACCGTGATCTTCTTTTAACCACGCTTTAATTGGTACTGGAA
The genomic region above belongs to Enterococcus saigonensis and contains:
- a CDS encoding YceD family protein — protein: MKWSLLELNKYHETPLTFFETLDLKKELMRRDNQILDITPIEVSGLVTVSKSDYLIHYTLKATLTLPSSRSLEPVDLPLDLVVDEVFMTPEQLQMRTELISEEEVLLIEGQTIDLDESVADNILLAIPLQVLTKEEENSNQMPAGQDWEVISEEDYLQQKETAAPKIDPRLAKLSELLDTTEDGNK
- the pyk gene encoding pyruvate kinase, translating into MKKTKIVSTLGPASNSVEIISQLIESGANVFRFNFSHGDHEEQLGRMNMVREAVKKTGKDVAILLDTKGAEIRTTVQDTTEADFGRAGYIQFNVGDTTRIAMDPELKGTKEKIAVTYPGLFDDVHVGGHILFDDGLIDMEITEKDEANRELVVVVKNAGMLGSRKGVNAPGVSISLPGITEKDADDIRFGLDNDIDFIAASFVRKAQDVLEIREILEEKNMTHVQIFPKIESQEGIDNIDEIIKVSDGIMVARGDMGVEIAPELVPMVQKRIIQKCNAAGKSVITATQMLESMQQNPRPTRAEASDVANAVFDGTDATMLSGESANGDYPVQAVATMARIDIEAEKALSELGTFQINEFDKTDVTETIGLSVARAAKNLGVKTIVAATESGYTAKMISKYRPDADILAVTFDERTKRGLMLNWGVFPTVAQKPTTTDEMFDLAAKKAVELGFAKEGELILITAGVPVGERGTTNVMKIQLIGSKLLDAQGVGERTVVANAVVAKSAEEANSRAKEGMVLVVPTTDKDYMPAFEKAAAVIVEEGGLTSHAAVVGIAKDIPVIVGAADATTTIQDGELVTVDPRRGIVYRGETTAI
- the pfkA gene encoding 6-phosphofructokinase: MKRIGILTSGGDAPGMNAAVRAVVRKAIFDGIEVYGINYGYAGLVAGDIRRLDVADVGDKIQRGGTFLYSARYPEFATKEGQLKGIEQLKKFGIEGLVVIGGDGSYHGAMALTRHGFPAVGIPGTIDNDIPGTDFTIGFDTAINTVLESIDRIRDTATSHVRTFVIEVMGRGAGDIALWSGVAGGADEIIIPEHEFDMAAVAKRIQDGRDRGKKHCLIVLAEGVMGGNEFADKLSEYGDFHTRVSILGHVVRGGSPSARDRVLASKFGAYAVELLEQGKGGLCIGIEDNKVVAADIIDTLENNKHKPDLSLYDLNKQLSF
- the dnaE gene encoding DNA polymerase III subunit alpha, with translation MVLPQLYTVTAYSLLQSTIEINRLVQTAKKRGYDTLGICDRNVLVGAVGFYNACQDVGLKSVIGLHLDYYSPVQAGENEILLFAKNFAGYQQLMALSSQKEINSQVDLADFAPLDNLYGVLPLGNEVDYFLAKDRIKAESRLKFLQDLFPKGHFFYGVLPQKQLSEEIVNLYYQNGVEPFAINKVSTIDPGEKAAIAVMRHLKNGTQMQNIDELEQGSGEYLINASQVTDYFYNTQPHAIENAQKVASICSEFELPLHQKLLPHYPVPENITAAEFLRQLCNTQLKQRVRNITAAYKQRLDYELDIIHQMGFDDYFLIVWDVMDFAHRNNIVTGAGRGSAAGSLVAFVLAITDVDPIEYELLFERFLNPERYTMPDIDLDIPDNRREEVLHYVKEKYGTYQVAQIATFGTMAAKMVLRDVARVFGLSQSEANRWSKAIPNTLKITLKKAYEESSNLRDLVTLNERNRQLFEVALILEGLPRHVSTHAAGVVISDKNLLQLIPLQSGANDILLTQFTMNDVETVGLLKMDFLGLRNLSIIDDTLKGIKKVTGNILSQKDIPLTDAKTLQLFQAGNTSGVFQFESAGIKNVLRRLGPENIEEIAAVNALYRPGPMQNIDHFIKRKKGQEKVTYLDDSLVPILKNTYGIMVYQEQVMQVAAKMAGFSLGQADILRRAISKKKKDVLDEERRHFVSGAVEMGHTKTKANEVYDYIERFADYGFNRSHAFAYSFVGFQMGFLKVHYPAPFFAALLHSVRNNTAKVKEYLTEAKKQGIKILPPTINASGFSFYLVNNHEIRFGLSSVKGTRRDFIAAIIAERKENGPFLSLDNFLYRLPAKWLKLDLIQPLVEIGAFDEIEKNRRQLAIELESKIQNIEYSGGSMDLLDIMTLKTNEVSDYTLTERLNIEEQYLGVYVSGHPTESYASLKAMHQVQLISELLPRQNTHLLLYVRRIREIRTKKGEQMAFVEANDPTGEISLTIFPDNYRHVRQTFAVDDVIYVEGKTEISTYNQEMQVIVDQLVLAEKIKNTRKITTCYIRLTGIADTDKQLAALYTLIKQAPGASKIILFYESTGTKKILAEKYQIADSPVIMQDLKNIFGENNVVFK
- a CDS encoding YjzD family protein is translated as MKYLVTLFWTYILGQVVCYLGSALNSGTYDFKLSSIISLIVGVIIILIAEVATPKKKHA